A region of Stegostoma tigrinum isolate sSteTig4 chromosome 3, sSteTig4.hap1, whole genome shotgun sequence DNA encodes the following proteins:
- the LOC125450053 gene encoding doublesex- and mab-3-related transcription factor A1-like, with protein MDGRTSLASAPLPGSCVQPNPAAVPISMAGSSGGSLLRPPALLLRAAAAAAAAASAAERYPRTPKCARCRNHGVVSALKGHKRFCRWRDCLCAKCMLIAERQRVMAAQVALRRQQAQEENEARELQFMYAGGGATEAGLAMAAVAAAANSIIPGSRAVSAPYEIFGTEYQKQKEGQKSPKYELFYNGLVSRSVVQPTPSLGSEAEGSDTNGRENEGNTESAETDPGQLSPSPDPPSEGADSPRSVTPSDVESGNECEKPKELAKVMASLPRSSANHRAPIDILTKVFPNHKRDKLECILANCNGDVVQAIEQVLNGKEQKGQGKDVECPGPDPAELQRAPHFTLAGLSGGSLGTKSAFSPLQSSAVFGGPANLYGLSPKLGVNPLRLAYSSPGRGLPTFMSPYVTSGLMPTLPFRPPMDYSFPGIVRDLPYFQNKEALCSSGLCSRINPEKQ; from the exons atggaTGGCAGAACGTCTCTGGCCTCTGCCCCGCTCCCAGGTTCCTGTGTGCAGCCCAACCCCGCGGCCGTACCCATCTCCATGGCCGGGAGCAGCGGCGGCTCCTTGCTCCGGCCGCCGGCTCTGCTCTTGCGGGCAGCCGCCGCCGCAGCGGCCGCCGCTTCGGCAGCTGAGCGCTACCCCCGGACCCCGAAATGCGCCCGCTGCCGCAACCACGGCGTAGTGTCGGCGCTGAAGGGCCACAAGCGCTTCTGCCGCTGGAGGGATTGCCTGTGTGCCAAGTGCATGCTGATCGCCGAGCGGCAGAGGGTCATGGCAGCGCAAGTCGCCCTCCGGCGCCAGCAAGCCCAGGAGGAGAACGAAGCCAGGGAGCTCCAGTTCATGTACGCCGGAGGAGGGGCGACAGAAGCCGGCCTGGCTATGGCAGCAGTGGCCGCTGCTGCTAACAGCATCATCCCGGGATCGAGAGCCGTCTCCGCGCCTTACGAGATCTTCGGAACCGAGTACCAGAAGCAGAAGGAAG GCCAGAAAAGCCCCAAGTATGAACTATTTTACAACGGTTTGGTGAGTCGATCGGTCGTTCAGCCTACGCCTTCTCTCGGTTCGGAGGCGGAGGGGTCAGACACGAATGGGAGGGAGAACGAAGGAAACACCGAATCAGCAGAGACCGACCCCGGCCAGCTTTCCCCATCCCCTGATCCTCCATCGGAAGGTGCCGACAGCCCTCGCTCGGTGACTCCCTCGGATGTGGAGTCGGGCAACGAGTGTGAGAAACCCAAGGAGCTAGCGAAGGTGATGGCCAGTCTCCCCCGCTCATCCGCCAACCACAGGGCGCCCATTGACATCTTGACCAAAGTCTTCCCCAACCACAAGCGCGACAAACTGGAGTGTATCCTGGCAAACTGCAACGGGGACGTGGTGCAGGCCATCGAGCAGGTGCTCAATGGGAAAGAACAGAAGGGACAAGGCAAGGATGTGGAGTGCCCCGGGCCCGATCCTGCTGAGCTCCAGCGAGCCCCGCACTTCACCCTGGCCGGTCTTTCCGGCGGTTCCTTGGGGACCAAATCCGCCTTCTCCCCTCTGCAGTCTAGTGCAGTTTTCGGAGGACCCGCAAATCTGTACGGCTTGAGCCCCAAGCTAGGCGTTAACCCACTGCGACTGGCATACTCAAGCCCCGGCCGAGGGCTGCCCACCTTCATGTCCCCTTATGTCACTTCTGGCCTGATGCCAACTCTACCATTTCGCCCTCCAATGGACTACTCCTTCCCGGGAATTGTGAGAGACCTTCCATATTTCCAAAACAAAGAGGCACTCTGCTCCAGTGGACTGTGCTCTCGAATTAATCCGGAGAAACAGTGA